The following proteins are co-located in the Gloeocapsa sp. PCC 7428 genome:
- a CDS encoding class II glutamine amidotransferase — MCQLLGMNCNVPTDICFSFEGFSARGGRTDEHQDGWGIAFFESLGCRIFLDAKPAIASPVANLVRRYPIHSTHVIAHIRKATQGGIALVNCHPFQRELWGRYWVFAHNGNLLDFHAQTTFYQPVGQTDSERAFCLILETLRQSFPTGKPPLKQLYPVLRDITASIADKGIFNYLLSDGEHFFTYCSTKLCYIVRQAPFAAAHLIDEDITVDFQKLTTPCDRVAVIATTPLTDNEVWTQIHPGELLVFQDGLPHQF; from the coding sequence ATGTGTCAACTGCTGGGAATGAACTGCAATGTTCCAACAGATATTTGTTTTTCGTTTGAGGGCTTTTCGGCGCGGGGAGGAAGAACCGACGAACATCAAGACGGTTGGGGAATTGCATTTTTTGAGAGTTTGGGATGTCGAATCTTTCTAGATGCTAAACCTGCGATCGCCTCTCCCGTTGCAAATTTAGTACGACGCTATCCGATTCACTCTACACACGTCATTGCACATATCCGTAAAGCAACTCAAGGTGGAATTGCGTTAGTTAATTGTCATCCATTTCAACGCGAACTCTGGGGACGATACTGGGTATTTGCGCACAATGGCAATCTTTTAGATTTTCACGCACAGACAACTTTTTACCAGCCCGTAGGTCAAACTGATAGCGAACGCGCCTTCTGCTTAATTCTCGAAACTTTACGACAAAGCTTTCCTACAGGCAAGCCTCCATTAAAACAACTATATCCTGTGTTGCGCGACATCACCGCATCGATTGCCGACAAAGGTATTTTTAACTATCTACTTTCTGACGGCGAACACTTTTTCACCTACTGCTCAACCAAGCTATGCTACATTGTCCGACAAGCACCGTTTGCGGCGGCACATTTAATCGATGAAGATATTACAGTAGACTTTCAGAAATTAACGACACCATGCGATCGCGTTGCGGTGATCGCCACAACTCCCCTGACTGATAACGAAGTTTGGACGCAGATTCACCCAGGAGAACTACTCGTCTTTCAGGATGGTTTACCTCATCAATTTTAG